The Mycolicibacterium aichiense region GATCTCCGCCTCGATCTTGACCGGTCGATCGGTCGACTCGACGGCGGCTGCCGTGCAGCGCACCGCCGTTTGGGCTGCGGCGAACTGGCGGGCGATGCGTGGGGCATCGTCGTCGTCTTCTGCGGGGTCGACGGCATAGACCAGGCGCAACGGGATGGCACGGCGGACCGCCTCGTCGACGGCCCAGCACGCGGCCTCGGTGGCCCACCGCGAACCGTCCACGCCCACGACCACGGACGGCGCGACACGCTCTCGTTCGGGCATTGGCCGGTTCCTGTCAACTTGCCGGGACCACTTCGACGCTATCGTCAAAAATCGCCTGCATGCAGGGGGCGAAAGTCCCTGTCCGAAGGCCACTAGTCCTCGTCGCCACGCCGTCGAGCTGGCGCTCAGGTAGGGCGAACCCGCACAGAGACCGGCGAATCGGGGAGTCCCGGCAGGCGTTGGACCGGCAGACCACCCGTCATCAACTTTGGGGACTTGCGGCTCTTATCCGTCGCGCCGGCGACCGGCATCGTCGGTTCAGCCAGCATCATGCACAAAAGCCGGTGGGCGGTGATGACGATGAACTTCCCTGACGACGCCACCGTGCGGGCGGCCCTGGACCTGGCCGGCCGCGCCCCGTCGATCCACAACACCCAGCCATGGGAGTGGCGAGTCGGACCGCACAGTATCAATCTGTATTCGCGCCGCGAATTGCGTCTCCCACATACCGACCCCGACGGCCGTGACCTGATCGTCAGTTGCGGCGCTGCCCTGCATCACGCGACCGTCGCACTGGCGGCACTCGGCTGGCGCGCGTCCGTCCATCGGGTCCCGAATCCTGACGACGCCACTCATCTGGCGTCCGTGCAGGTGCACCGCGGATCGCCGGGGGAGTCCGACATCGCCATGGCAGCAGCCATTCCCCGGCGGCGAACCGATCGGCGCACGTACAGTTCCTGGCCGGTGGCGATGGGAGACATCGCGTTGATGGGTGCGCGTGCGGCGCGCTTCGGCGTCACCATGAGGCGGGTCGAGACGACCGATCGGTTCGTCGAATTGGTGGAACAGGCAGCACGCCGGCATATCGACGACACCGGTTACGTGGCCGAGTTGATGGCCTGGAGTGGGCGCTACGCTGCGGCGGAAGGCGTTCCCGCGCATAATGTTCCGCCACTGGACGGTGCCGCCGCGGTGCCGGGCCGAATCTTCTCCGGTACCGCACTCGACCAACCCGATGAGGTTTCGGCGGCCGACGACAACGGGGTCCTGCTTGCGCTGGGCACCGTGATCGACGACATCGCGTGTCAATTGCGCGCTGGTGAAGCTGCCAGCGTCGTGATGCTCACCGCGACGGTTCAGGGCCTGGCCTCATGCGCGGTGTCGGAGGTACTCGAGGTGTCAGAAACCCGGGAGGAGTTACGCGCGGACGTATTCGGCGGCGAGCAGTTCCCCCAGATATTGCTGCGAGCGGGGTGGTCACCACTGAACGCCGACCCGTTGCCGGCGACGCCGCGGCGGCCGTTGGCCGATGCCCTGCGCAGGCTGGACGGCTCAGCCTTCGTCGGTTAGAGCTCCGCCGCCGCCGTCACGCCCCGTAAGGGCCCCCGGCACGGGGACTTTTGGCACTTGTTGGTGCCGGGCCTGCGCGCGCATCGTGGGTCGCAGATCGGAAGGAGATCACCGATGACGAGCGCAGCCACGTATTCACCGCTGGCACATACACTTCTTGCCATCCACGGTCCCGTTGCCTCGGTGTACTACGACGACTCCCATGACACCCAGGACGCGGCAGAACGTCTCGCGGTGCTCCAGCGGGACGTCGCGCGTGAGTTGGAGCAACAGGGTGCGCCGCACCCGCTCATCGCGTCGGTCACGCGAGCGATGAATCAGCGGCCGGCCACTGAGCATCGGAGTGGGCGGGCATTGATCGTCAGTCTGGACGGGGTGGCGGTCGATGAGCATCTGATCGTGCCGCCCGTGACGCCGGTGATTCGGGCCTCGGAGCTTCCCTACGTCGTTCCGCTCGTCGAGAACGGATCGGTCTCAGGACCGTATCTGGTCGTGGCCGTCGATCAGGCCGGCGCCGATCTCACTCGCTACCAAGGAAAGTCGAGCTTTTCGGAGACTGTCGTGGGTGAGGGGTTTCCGGTCCACAAGGCGGCGTCGGCGGGCTTGAACGCGTGGGGAGATTCGCAACATCGGGTCGAGGAGGCGGTGCGTAAGAACCTTCGCGCGGTCGCCGACCGGCTCACCGGGGAGATGGACGGTCATCCGCTGGACTTCATCGTTCTCATCGGCCAGGAGCGCGTTCGGGCCGAACTGGTGTCCGAGCTGCCACATCGGGTTGCCGAACGGGTCGTCCAACCCGGAGTCGGATCTCGCCCGACCGGGGTGGACTCCGCCGTTCGCGTGGCCGTCGCGCATGAATTGAACAACAGGCGCAGCATCCACAGCGACAGGATCGTGGATCAGTACGCAGCCGAAGACGGGCGTGGATCGGGTCGTGCGGTGGCCGGGCTCGCGGCGGTGACCGCGGCATTGCGTGAGCGTTCGGTCGCCACCTTGATCATCGGACAGATGCATGACGAAACAGTGCTCGCCGGCGATGATCTGACCCTGCTGGGATCCGATCCCGACACACTGTCCGACTTCGGCATCGCGCCGACACAGACCCTGCGCGCCGACGAGGCGCTGCCCTATGCGGCGATGGCCATCGGCGCCGACCTCGTCTGCGCTCCAGAGAGTATGCGACTGGCTGACGGCGTCGGCGCCTTGCTGCGCCACGCGACTCAGGGTTGACGACCGACCTCGGCGAGAACGGCCTCGACGGCGGTCGGCACAGCGTCGGCGACGGCCGGTGAGAGCCCGACACCATGACTGCTGTCCTCGATCTCGACGGTCAGCACCACCAGCCGCCGAGGCACTCGGCCGAGCGCCTGCCCCAGAGCGTAGATCTCCGGCAGCCCAAGGGAATGCGAGCTCACCGCGGTGGGTTGGTGGTCGTCGCCGGGAATCCAGTACCGGATCCGTCCGGCGACGACATCGGGGCCGCTGGCTGCGTCCACCACAACGACCAGCGGCACGTCGGTCCAGGAGTCGAGGATCTGCCCGGGATCCGACAGCGCCGAGATCACCTCGACGTCCGGCATACCTCGCCTGGCGACTTCGGCTGCCACCGCGAGGCCGACCCCGTCGTCGGTCCGAAAGTCGTTGCCGATCCCGATGACGAGAGCGCTGCCGGTCATCTCCGGTCGATGTCGAGTGTCAGGAAGTGCGCCGAACATGAGATGCACGGATCATGGTTGCGAATTGATTTCTCGCACAACGACGTCAAGGATGCGTCGTCGAGCGCTAGGTTCGCGGCCACCAACGCGGCCATTTCGTGCTCGATGGCACCCTGGTTCTGCGAGGTGGGCGGCACCAGGGTCGCTGCGCGGACGAGTCCGTCGCCGCCGATCTCGTATCGGTGGTAGAGCAGCCCCCGCGGTGCCTCACTGACCCCATGCCCGATACCCGCGCGGGCCGGAACGTCGACGAATGGCCTCGGCGGACGCTCATACTCGCTGATGATCCGTAGTGACTCCTCGATCGCGTAGACCACCTCGACGGCGCGAACCACGATGCTGCGAAATGGGTTTCGGCACACCGGACCCAGCCCTGCGGCGGCTGCGGCTTCTCGGGCGACACCGGAAAGCGTCCCCGAGTTGAGCGAATAGCGCGCCAGCGGACCGGTCAGGTACCGCTTGCCGTCCAACGTGGCCTGCAGGGCGGTGGAATGCTCGACCTGCGCCTCGACGACGTGGGCACTGAAGTCGGCGACGTCGAATGCCGTTCCGTCACTGCGTGCGATGACGCCGTTCTCGATGGGATACCGGTCACCGTCGGACAGCGAAAGAAATTCGTGGTCGAACTCGACCTCGGGAAACTCGAGGCCGGCGAACGCCTGCAGGGTCTCCAGGGCGTCGTCGAGCGAGCGGCGCAACATCTCCGTCAGGGGTTCGAAGTCGCGTGCGCGGGGCACCGAATAGAAGCCGCCCAGCCGGACGTTGATGGGATGGATGGCTCGCCCGCCGACCAGTTCCATCAGCCGGTTGCCGGTCTTCTTGATCGCCAGACCGCGATTGACGAGGTCGGGATGATCTTTCGCCATGCTGATGGCGTCCGGATAGCCCAAGAAATCGGGGGCGTGCAGCAGAAAGATGTGCAGGGCATGGCTGTGTATCCATTCGCCGCAGTACATCAGCCGCCGCAGCGCAGCGAGTTCGGGGTCGATCGTTACTCCGCAGGCGTTTTCGATTGCGTTGCACGCGCTCACCTGATACGCGACCGGGCAGATACCGCACACCCGAGCGGTGAGGTCCGGCGGCTCGGTGTATGCGCGGCCGCGCAGGAAGGCTTCGAAGAAGCGCGGCGCCTCGTAGATGTTGAGCTCGACGGTGTCCACGGCACCGTCGACCAACGTGACATGCAGTGCGCCTTCGCCTTCGACACGGGTCAAGGCGCCCACTGAGAGAGTGCGTGTCTGCGATGTCATTCGTCATTCCGTTCGGCGGTGAATCGGGTGACATTGAATGTCGAAAAGACACGCTCCACGCCTGCTTCCGACATCCCGTCTCGGTTCAACAGCGGGATCAGCGCCGCGGTGTTGGGTGTCGCGGCGGGCCCGAAACAGCCGTAGCAGCCGCGATGATGGGCAGGGCACAATGCGCCGCAACCGGCATGAGTCACCGGACCGAGGCACGGAATTCCCTCGGCCACTGCGACACAGGTGACGCCCCGCAGTTTGCATTCGGTGCACACCGTCTTGGCAGGCAACCGCGGTTTACGTCCCACCAGCAGCGCTGCGAGCGTGTCGAGGAGCTGATTGCGGTCGATCGGACAGCCCTGCAATTGGTAGTCGACCGGCACGTGCGCTGATGCCGGAGTGGAAGTCGCGAGGGTGTCGACGTACTCGGGCTTCGCATAGACGACCGACGCGAACTCGTCGATGTCGGCGAAGTTGCGCAATGCCTGGATACCGCCCCCGGTGGCGCACGCGCCGATCGTGACCAGGATCCGCGACTGCTCGCGAATCTCCCTGATACGTCGTTCGTCTGCGGCGGTGGTGATCGACCCTTCGATGAGTGACACGTCGTAGGGCCCTGGAACGATCTCGCTGGAAGCTTCCAGGAAAGTTGCGATGCGCACCTGCCCGGCGAGGGTGAGGAGCTCGTCCTCGCAGTCCAGCAACGTCAACTGGCAGCCGTCGCAGGAAGCGAACTTCCACACCGCCAGCGAAGGGGGCCCGCTCATTACAACTCCTCGACTGCGAGTAGAGGCTCGGCGACGTCATATCCGACGACCGGTCCGTCCCGGCACAACAACAGCGGGCCCAATTGACAGTGGCCGCACCAGCCGATCCCGCACTGCATGTTGCGCTCGAGCGAGACGCGGATAGCGCTGGCGGGCAGTCCCTTCCGGATCAGCTCGGTGGCGCAGTTGTGCATCATGACTTCCGGGCCGCAGAGGAATGCGGTCGTGTTCTGGGCTCGCAGCGGCAATCCGCGCAGCGGTTGGGTGACGAACCCGATCTCGCCGGACCACCCCTGCACCGGCACGTCGACGGTCAGATGCACATCGATGGCGGCGTTGTCCGCCCAGCTGCGCAGCTCGTCGGCGAACAAGAAGTCGTCGCGGGAGCGGGCGCCCGCGATCAGGGTGACCGTGCCGTAGGCGTCGCGGTCGGCGAGGATGCCGAGCACGACGGGGCGCAGGGGCGCCAGACCGACGCCGCCTGCGACGATGACCACGTCGCGCCCGGTCGCGGCCCGCAGTCCCCAATCCGTGCCGAACGGTCCGCGAATCCCGATCACCGTGCCCGGCTGAACATCGTGCAGGGCGCGGCTCACCGCGCCCACCGACCGGATCGTGTGGGTGATGGTGGCGTCGGTTCCGGTGGTGAGACCGCTGACAGAGATGGCGATCTCGCCGATGCCGAACGCGTACATCATCATGAATTGACCGGGCAGCGGCGCGGGCACCGGGCGGCCGACCGGTTCCAGCTCCACCGTCGAGGAATCGCGGTTCTCCGATACCCGGCGGCGCACGCGGTAGGGAACCGGGCTCATCGCGGACGGCGATGCCGGGAAGGCCGCCGTGTCAGTTGTCGCCATCGCGCTCCTGGGCCAGGGTGTGCATCTCTTCGGTGATGTCGATTCCGGTCGGACACCAGGCGATGCAACGTCCGCAACCAACACAGCCGCTACTGCCGAACTGGTCGTGCCAGGTACCGAGTTT contains the following coding sequences:
- a CDS encoding Acg family FMN-binding oxidoreductase yields the protein MTMNFPDDATVRAALDLAGRAPSIHNTQPWEWRVGPHSINLYSRRELRLPHTDPDGRDLIVSCGAALHHATVALAALGWRASVHRVPNPDDATHLASVQVHRGSPGESDIAMAAAIPRRRTDRRTYSSWPVAMGDIALMGARAARFGVTMRRVETTDRFVELVEQAARRHIDDTGYVAELMAWSGRYAAAEGVPAHNVPPLDGAAAVPGRIFSGTALDQPDEVSAADDNGVLLALGTVIDDIACQLRAGEAASVVMLTATVQGLASCAVSEVLEVSETREELRADVFGGEQFPQILLRAGWSPLNADPLPATPRRPLADALRRLDGSAFVG
- a CDS encoding hydrogenase maturation protease, which codes for MTGSALVIGIGNDFRTDDGVGLAVAAEVARRGMPDVEVISALSDPGQILDSWTDVPLVVVVDAASGPDVVAGRIRYWIPGDDHQPTAVSSHSLGLPEIYALGQALGRVPRRLVVLTVEIEDSSHGVGLSPAVADAVPTAVEAVLAEVGRQP
- a CDS encoding Ni/Fe hydrogenase subunit alpha; translated protein: MTSQTRTLSVGALTRVEGEGALHVTLVDGAVDTVELNIYEAPRFFEAFLRGRAYTEPPDLTARVCGICPVAYQVSACNAIENACGVTIDPELAALRRLMYCGEWIHSHALHIFLLHAPDFLGYPDAISMAKDHPDLVNRGLAIKKTGNRLMELVGGRAIHPINVRLGGFYSVPRARDFEPLTEMLRRSLDDALETLQAFAGLEFPEVEFDHEFLSLSDGDRYPIENGVIARSDGTAFDVADFSAHVVEAQVEHSTALQATLDGKRYLTGPLARYSLNSGTLSGVAREAAAAAGLGPVCRNPFRSIVVRAVEVVYAIEESLRIISEYERPPRPFVDVPARAGIGHGVSEAPRGLLYHRYEIGGDGLVRAATLVPPTSQNQGAIEHEMAALVAANLALDDASLTSLCEKSIRNHDPCISCSAHFLTLDIDRR
- a CDS encoding oxidoreductase, yielding MSGPPSLAVWKFASCDGCQLTLLDCEDELLTLAGQVRIATFLEASSEIVPGPYDVSLIEGSITTAADERRIREIREQSRILVTIGACATGGGIQALRNFADIDEFASVVYAKPEYVDTLATSTPASAHVPVDYQLQGCPIDRNQLLDTLAALLVGRKPRLPAKTVCTECKLRGVTCVAVAEGIPCLGPVTHAGCGALCPAHHRGCYGCFGPAATPNTAALIPLLNRDGMSEAGVERVFSTFNVTRFTAERNDE
- a CDS encoding FAD/NAD(P)-binding protein; protein product: MATTDTAAFPASPSAMSPVPYRVRRRVSENRDSSTVELEPVGRPVPAPLPGQFMMMYAFGIGEIAISVSGLTTGTDATITHTIRSVGAVSRALHDVQPGTVIGIRGPFGTDWGLRAATGRDVVIVAGGVGLAPLRPVVLGILADRDAYGTVTLIAGARSRDDFLFADELRSWADNAAIDVHLTVDVPVQGWSGEIGFVTQPLRGLPLRAQNTTAFLCGPEVMMHNCATELIRKGLPASAIRVSLERNMQCGIGWCGHCQLGPLLLCRDGPVVGYDVAEPLLAVEEL